One Novosphingobium sp. EMRT-2 DNA segment encodes these proteins:
- a CDS encoding 3-oxoacid CoA-transferase subunit A, with product MIDKSVASVRAAVADIADGASVMIGGFGTAGMPDELIEALIDRGVGDLTIINNNAGNGETGVAALIKAGRVRKIICSFPRQSDSHHFDARYRAGEIELELVPQGNLAARIQAAGAGLGAIFTPTGYGTLLAEGKETRRIDGRDYVLEYPIHADFALIKAHRADRWGNLVYRKTARNFGPIMAMAARTAIVQVDEIVPLGSLDPETVVTPGIFVQRVVALGASVARAA from the coding sequence GTGATCGACAAGTCTGTGGCTTCGGTGCGCGCGGCGGTGGCCGATATCGCCGATGGCGCGTCGGTGATGATCGGCGGGTTCGGCACGGCCGGCATGCCGGACGAACTGATCGAGGCGCTGATCGATCGTGGCGTGGGCGACCTTACCATCATCAACAACAACGCTGGCAATGGCGAGACCGGGGTGGCCGCGCTGATTAAGGCCGGGCGCGTGCGCAAGATCATCTGCTCGTTCCCGCGTCAGTCGGATTCGCATCATTTCGACGCGCGGTATCGTGCCGGGGAAATCGAGCTGGAACTGGTGCCGCAGGGCAACCTTGCCGCGCGGATACAGGCGGCCGGGGCCGGGCTGGGCGCGATCTTCACGCCCACCGGCTATGGCACGCTGCTGGCCGAAGGCAAGGAAACGCGCCGGATCGACGGGCGCGACTACGTGCTGGAATATCCAATCCACGCCGATTTCGCGCTGATCAAGGCGCACCGCGCCGATCGCTGGGGCAACCTCGTCTATCGCAAGACCGCGCGCAACTTCGGCCCGATCATGGCGATGGCGGCGCGTACCGCGATCGTCCAGGTCGACGAGATCGTGCCGCTGGGATCGCTGGACCCGGAAACGGTGGTGACGCCGGGGATCTTCGTCCAGCGTGTCGTTGCGCTTGGGGCCTCTGTCGCGCGCGCGGCCTGA